A genomic stretch from Kribbella amoyensis includes:
- a CDS encoding alpha-hydroxy acid oxidase: MTDRQMPRWSELKPLLRPKPVTLNPTERRLDKALTIADLRAIARRRTPRSVFDYTDGAAEAEISLRRARRLFAEMELQPSILRNVSELDLGTDILGKRSELPFAFAPTGFTRMMNHEGESAVVQVAEQLGIPYALSTMGTTSIEDVALAAPDARKWFQLYVWKDRDAGEDLVKRSAAAGYEALMLTVDVPVAGARLRDVRNGFTIPPSLTAKTVLDASMHPAWWANLLTTRPLTFASLSTWDGTVAELLDKLFDPTMTIDDLNWLRSIWDGPLIVKGIQTVDDARRVVDAGADAIVLSNHGGRQLDRAPTPLRILPDVRKAIGTDAEIYLDTGIMSGADVVASIALGADACLVGRAYLYGLMAGGQRGVAKAAEILTKEVRRTMALLGVSTVEELNPSHVRLP; this comes from the coding sequence ATGACCGATCGCCAGATGCCGCGCTGGTCCGAGCTCAAGCCGCTGCTGCGACCGAAGCCGGTGACGCTGAACCCGACGGAGCGCCGGCTGGACAAGGCGCTCACCATCGCCGACCTGCGCGCGATCGCCCGGCGCCGGACACCGCGGTCGGTGTTCGACTACACCGACGGCGCGGCCGAGGCCGAGATCAGCCTGCGTCGCGCGCGCCGGTTGTTCGCCGAGATGGAGCTGCAGCCGTCGATCCTGCGGAACGTGTCCGAGCTCGACCTCGGCACCGACATCCTCGGCAAGCGCTCCGAGCTGCCGTTCGCGTTCGCGCCGACCGGCTTCACCCGGATGATGAACCACGAGGGCGAGAGCGCTGTCGTCCAGGTCGCCGAGCAGCTCGGCATCCCGTACGCGCTCTCCACCATGGGCACCACCTCGATCGAGGACGTCGCGCTCGCCGCCCCGGACGCGCGGAAGTGGTTCCAGCTGTACGTGTGGAAGGACCGCGACGCGGGGGAGGACCTGGTCAAGCGGTCCGCCGCTGCGGGGTACGAGGCGCTGATGCTGACCGTGGACGTCCCGGTCGCCGGCGCCCGCCTGCGGGACGTGCGGAACGGCTTCACGATCCCGCCGTCGCTCACTGCGAAGACGGTGCTGGACGCGTCGATGCACCCGGCCTGGTGGGCGAACCTGCTCACCACCCGACCGTTGACCTTTGCCTCGCTGTCGACCTGGGACGGCACCGTGGCCGAGCTGCTGGACAAGCTGTTCGACCCGACGATGACGATCGACGACCTGAACTGGCTGCGGTCGATCTGGGACGGCCCGTTGATCGTCAAGGGCATCCAGACCGTCGACGACGCCCGGCGCGTGGTCGATGCGGGTGCGGACGCGATCGTCCTGTCGAATCACGGTGGCCGTCAGCTCGACCGGGCGCCCACTCCGTTGCGGATCCTCCCGGACGTCCGCAAGGCGATCGGCACGGATGCGGAGATCTACCTCGACACGGGCATCATGAGCGGTGCCGACGTGGTCGCCTCCATCGCTCTCGGCGCTGATGCCTGCCTGGTCGGCCGGGCGTACCTGTACGGTCTGATGGCGGGTGGGCAGCGCGGTGTCGCGAAGGCGGCCGAGATCCTCACCAAGGAGGTCCGCCGGACGATGGCGCTGCTCGGTGTCTCCACGGTCGAGGAGCTCAACCCGTCCCACGTCCGCCTGCCCTGA
- a CDS encoding FadR/GntR family transcriptional regulator codes for MKNYELVLRRVEADLAAGRLRLGERLPGERTLAEQLAISRPSVREAVRVLEAMGVVRTATGSGPEAGAVIVAEPASPLTALLRLHLATNHLPMGDIVQTRVLLESWAAHQAATRYLSDDVEFKELVASAEGLLDRMDDPGLSPEDFHLLDAEFHVALSGLAGNVLIAAVMSSLRSAIHGYVLAAVPNLPDWDATVVGLRTEHRGILAAIRAGSADDAARLITEHIEGFYRAARLSTPS; via the coding sequence GTGAAGAACTACGAGCTGGTCCTGCGCCGGGTCGAGGCCGATCTCGCGGCGGGCCGGCTGCGGTTGGGCGAGCGCCTGCCGGGCGAGCGCACCCTGGCCGAACAGCTCGCGATCAGCCGGCCGTCGGTCCGCGAGGCGGTGCGGGTGCTCGAGGCGATGGGCGTGGTGCGGACCGCGACCGGCTCGGGACCGGAGGCGGGCGCGGTCATCGTCGCCGAACCGGCGTCCCCGCTGACCGCCCTGCTGCGGCTGCACCTGGCGACGAACCACCTGCCGATGGGCGACATCGTCCAGACCCGTGTCCTGCTGGAGTCCTGGGCCGCCCACCAGGCCGCGACCCGGTACCTCAGCGACGACGTCGAGTTCAAGGAGCTGGTCGCGTCCGCCGAGGGCCTGCTGGATCGGATGGACGATCCCGGATTGTCGCCGGAGGACTTCCACCTCCTCGACGCCGAGTTCCACGTCGCGTTGTCAGGGCTGGCGGGGAACGTCCTGATCGCCGCGGTGATGTCGTCGTTGCGGTCGGCCATCCACGGGTACGTCCTGGCCGCCGTGCCGAACCTGCCCGACTGGGACGCGACCGTGGTGGGGCTGCGCACGGAACACCGCGGCATTCTCGCCGCGATCCGCGCGGGCTCGGCCGATGACGCCGCCCGCTTGATCACTGAGCACATCGAGGGCTTCTACCGAGCCGCACGCCTTTCCACACCGAGCTGA
- a CDS encoding class I SAM-dependent methyltransferase produces MVQEPRRLTSWADYLAVKRNLIRGLSGTVLELGAGRGANFGYLAPDIDWIGLEPHDASRRILARTAAGQVRTHRVLDAPAEHIPLPTASVDAVLCTVVLCSVTDPEAVLAEVRRVLRPGGRFVFVEHIGAPEGTGLRRLQRVLSPLTRRFDRGCNPTRATDRTIEEAGFRTVELERFQGLRRQLSSPFIAGTATT; encoded by the coding sequence ATGGTCCAGGAGCCACGCCGCTTGACCAGCTGGGCGGACTACCTGGCCGTGAAGCGGAATCTGATCAGGGGTCTGAGCGGCACCGTGCTGGAGCTCGGCGCGGGCCGCGGCGCCAACTTCGGGTACCTCGCGCCGGACATCGACTGGATCGGCCTCGAACCGCACGACGCCAGCCGTCGCATCCTCGCCCGGACGGCGGCCGGCCAGGTCCGGACCCACCGTGTCCTCGACGCTCCGGCCGAACACATCCCGTTGCCCACAGCAAGCGTCGACGCGGTGCTGTGTACCGTCGTGCTCTGTTCGGTCACCGATCCGGAAGCCGTCCTCGCCGAGGTACGGCGGGTGCTCCGGCCGGGCGGCCGCTTCGTCTTCGTGGAACATATCGGCGCGCCGGAAGGGACGGGGTTGCGGCGGTTGCAACGGGTGCTCTCGCCGTTGACCCGGCGCTTCGACCGCGGCTGCAACCCGACCCGGGCAACCGATCGCACCATCGAGGAGGCCGGCTTCCGTACGGTCGAGCTGGAGCGGTTTCAGGGTCTTCGCCGGCAGCTCTCGTCACCCTTCATCGCGGGGACGGCCACCACCTGA
- a CDS encoding DUF6069 family protein, with amino-acid sequence MSTVEQNTRTSNPHRVPGRSRLAVVGATAVAAEALWVVLTQVAGIDLKAQQGGTIEVGAVSVGFASLAMAFLGWGLLALLERRGKRNPRDTWTVVAAIVCTTSLGSPLNSGIGAGSKLGLAALHVIVGAVVILGLRRTSSPVRCD; translated from the coding sequence GTGAGTACCGTCGAGCAGAACACTCGGACCAGCAACCCGCACCGCGTTCCCGGCCGAAGCCGGCTGGCCGTCGTCGGCGCGACCGCCGTGGCCGCCGAAGCGCTCTGGGTTGTGCTCACCCAGGTCGCTGGGATCGACCTGAAGGCGCAGCAGGGCGGCACGATCGAGGTCGGCGCCGTCTCGGTCGGGTTCGCCTCGCTGGCGATGGCCTTCCTGGGCTGGGGTCTCCTCGCCCTCCTCGAACGCCGCGGCAAGCGCAACCCTCGTGACACCTGGACGGTCGTCGCGGCGATCGTCTGCACCACGTCGCTCGGCAGCCCACTGAACAGCGGAATCGGCGCCGGCTCGAAGCTCGGCCTCGCCGCCCTGCACGTCATCGTGGGCGCGGTCGTCATCCTCGGCCTCCGGCGGACCTCGTCCCCGGTCCGCTGCGACTAG
- a CDS encoding sensor histidine kinase: MDDLCARRARSRRADLVAMTAIGIVSAATIVGRHVNGESSWLLVLDIAVGLAAVGLIPFLGARPVHGAVALGVLAALSPAATPPSNVGTLTIAHRRPLRIALFGTSAAVLGHFVQNLWRPIQGLDLLWFVVLDVAVHAALLGWGQWNQARQALLDSLRERALRAENEQGRRVAEARALERTKMAREMHDVLAHRLSLLATYAGALEYRPDSSPEKLAKAAGVIRGGVHQALDELREVIGVLRDGEIDELPSGRPQPTFADLSSLVTESRDAGTVIRYDQVVSAAESLPPATGRTAYRVVQEGLTNARKHAAGRPVTLKVQGEPGTGLQIVLTNPGGDGVPLTPGSGTGLVGLTERVQLAGGTLDHGQGGDGEFRLRASLPWPA; this comes from the coding sequence ATGGATGACCTCTGCGCCCGGAGGGCCCGCTCCCGGCGGGCCGATCTCGTGGCCATGACCGCGATCGGCATCGTCTCCGCGGCCACGATCGTCGGGCGGCACGTCAACGGCGAGAGCAGCTGGTTGCTCGTCCTCGACATCGCGGTCGGGCTGGCCGCGGTCGGCCTGATCCCGTTTCTCGGCGCGCGCCCGGTCCACGGCGCCGTCGCGCTGGGAGTACTCGCCGCGCTCTCCCCGGCCGCCACCCCGCCCTCGAACGTCGGCACCCTGACCATCGCGCACCGGCGGCCGTTGCGGATCGCCCTGTTCGGGACGTCGGCCGCCGTCCTCGGCCACTTCGTCCAGAACCTCTGGCGGCCGATCCAGGGGCTCGACCTGCTCTGGTTCGTCGTGCTCGACGTCGCGGTCCACGCTGCCCTGCTCGGCTGGGGCCAGTGGAATCAGGCAAGGCAGGCGCTGCTCGATTCGCTCCGAGAGCGTGCGCTCCGGGCCGAGAACGAGCAAGGCCGCCGGGTCGCCGAGGCGCGGGCGTTGGAGCGGACCAAGATGGCCCGCGAGATGCACGACGTACTGGCGCACCGCCTCTCCCTGCTCGCCACGTACGCGGGCGCGCTGGAGTACCGGCCGGACTCGTCGCCGGAGAAGCTCGCGAAGGCCGCGGGCGTGATTCGTGGCGGGGTGCACCAGGCCCTGGACGAACTGCGCGAGGTGATCGGCGTCCTCCGGGACGGCGAGATCGACGAGCTGCCGAGCGGCCGGCCGCAGCCGACGTTCGCGGACCTCTCCTCGCTGGTGACCGAGTCCCGCGACGCCGGCACGGTGATCCGGTACGACCAGGTGGTGAGCGCGGCAGAGTCGTTGCCACCAGCAACGGGGCGGACGGCGTACCGGGTGGTGCAGGAAGGGCTCACCAACGCCCGCAAGCACGCGGCCGGGCGACCGGTCACCCTCAAGGTGCAGGGCGAACCCGGGACCGGGCTGCAGATCGTGCTCACGAATCCCGGCGGGGACGGGGTCCCGCTGACCCCCGGGAGCGGGACCGGGCTCGTCGGCCTGACCGAGCGGGTCCAGCTGGCCGGTGGGACGCTCGACCACGGACAGGGAGGCGATGGCGAGTTCCGGCTGCGGGCCTCGCTACCGTGGCCCGCATGA
- a CDS encoding response regulator: protein MSETESIRVLVVDDDALVRASLEMMLDGAHGIAVVGQAADGDEVPAAVDAHFPDLVLMDLRMPRVDGITATRRLRARKNPPEIVVLTTFDTDENVLHALRAGASGFLLKDTPPAQIVEAVRRVASGDPILSPAITRRLMDRAATQADAHTKAQDALSRLSPREYDVMLAVAQGKANADIATELYMSVATVKAHISHILTKLELGNRTQIALLAHDAGLA from the coding sequence ATGAGCGAAACCGAGAGCATCCGGGTCCTCGTGGTCGACGACGACGCACTGGTCCGGGCCAGCCTGGAGATGATGCTCGACGGCGCGCACGGGATCGCGGTGGTCGGCCAGGCCGCCGACGGGGACGAGGTACCGGCCGCGGTGGACGCGCACTTCCCCGACCTGGTGCTGATGGATCTGCGGATGCCGCGCGTCGACGGGATCACCGCGACGCGGCGGTTGCGAGCCCGGAAGAACCCGCCCGAGATCGTCGTCCTCACCACGTTCGACACCGACGAGAACGTGCTGCACGCGTTGCGGGCCGGGGCCAGCGGGTTCCTGCTGAAGGACACGCCGCCGGCGCAGATCGTCGAGGCGGTCCGGCGGGTCGCGTCCGGTGATCCGATCCTGTCGCCGGCGATCACGCGGCGACTGATGGACCGGGCCGCCACGCAGGCGGACGCCCACACGAAGGCCCAGGACGCGCTGTCCCGGCTCAGCCCGCGGGAGTACGACGTGATGCTGGCCGTCGCCCAGGGCAAGGCGAACGCCGACATCGCCACCGAGCTGTACATGAGCGTCGCCACGGTCAAGGCGCACATCTCGCACATCCTCACCAAGCTCGAACTCGGCAACCGGACCCAGATCGCGCTGCTCGCCCACGACGCCGGGCTGGCCTGA
- a CDS encoding response regulator: MIRVLLADDQALVRAGFRSLLNAEDDITVIGEVSDGAEAVEVARAEKPDVVLMDIRMPGTDGLEATRQIGADETLCDVHVVILTTFDLDEYVFEALRVGASGFLVKDTEPVELLQAVRVVARGDALLSPGVTRRLVAEFASRSRQPHASKELDVLTDREKEIVALVGEGLSNDEIAERLVLSPATAKTHVSRAMVKLGVRDRAQLVVVAYQTGLVRPGWLG; the protein is encoded by the coding sequence ATGATTCGGGTGTTGCTGGCCGACGACCAGGCGCTGGTACGCGCGGGCTTCCGTTCCCTGCTGAACGCCGAGGACGACATCACCGTGATCGGCGAGGTGTCCGACGGGGCCGAGGCGGTCGAGGTCGCGCGGGCGGAGAAACCGGACGTCGTGCTGATGGACATCCGGATGCCCGGCACCGACGGGCTGGAGGCAACCCGCCAGATCGGGGCCGACGAGACGCTCTGCGACGTGCACGTGGTGATCCTGACGACGTTCGACCTGGACGAGTACGTGTTCGAGGCGTTGCGGGTCGGGGCGAGCGGGTTCCTGGTCAAGGACACCGAGCCGGTGGAACTGCTGCAGGCCGTCCGCGTGGTGGCCCGGGGTGACGCGCTGTTGTCGCCCGGGGTGACGCGGCGGCTGGTGGCCGAGTTCGCGTCCCGGAGCCGGCAGCCGCATGCGAGCAAGGAGCTCGACGTGCTGACGGACCGGGAGAAGGAGATCGTCGCGCTCGTCGGCGAAGGCCTGTCGAACGACGAGATCGCCGAGCGGCTGGTGCTCAGCCCGGCGACCGCGAAGACGCACGTCAGCCGCGCGATGGTGAAGCTCGGCGTCCGCGACCGCGCCCAGCTCGTCGTGGTCGCGTACCAGACCGGCCTCGTCCGCCCGGGCTGGCTGGGCTGA
- a CDS encoding ABC transporter ATP-binding protein translates to MTKTAEPLVRVTGLTKQYGDTLAVDGVDLTVRPGEVYGFLGPNGAGKTTTLRILTGLISPTSGTVRVLGGAPGQAQVLARTGSMIESPAFYPYLSGLDNLRLLAEYAAVPRRRIEEVLTLVDLADRAKDRFSTYSLGMKQRLGVAAALLKDPELVILDEPTNGLDPAGMRDMRQLIRELGTEGRTVVLSSHLLGEVQQICDRVGIISAGRMVAEHDVDDLRNDRELVIQARPLDRAHSVLRGARRSGSAGRRRRRGPRRSGRAPRCPHRPRAAGVRPPPR, encoded by the coding sequence ATGACCAAGACAGCGGAGCCTCTGGTGCGGGTCACCGGGCTGACCAAGCAATACGGCGACACCCTCGCGGTCGACGGCGTCGATCTGACGGTGCGACCGGGTGAGGTGTACGGATTCCTCGGGCCGAACGGCGCCGGGAAGACCACGACCCTGCGGATCCTGACCGGCCTGATCTCGCCGACCAGCGGAACCGTCCGGGTCCTCGGCGGTGCGCCGGGACAGGCCCAGGTGCTCGCGCGGACCGGGTCGATGATCGAGTCGCCCGCGTTCTACCCGTACCTGTCCGGCCTCGACAACCTCCGGCTGCTCGCCGAGTACGCCGCGGTGCCGCGGCGCCGGATCGAGGAGGTGCTCACCCTCGTCGATCTCGCGGACCGCGCCAAGGACCGGTTCTCGACGTACTCCCTCGGGATGAAGCAGCGGCTCGGCGTGGCGGCCGCGTTGCTCAAGGATCCGGAGCTGGTGATCCTCGACGAGCCGACGAACGGGCTGGACCCGGCCGGGATGCGCGACATGCGGCAACTGATCCGCGAGCTCGGCACCGAAGGCCGGACCGTGGTGCTGTCGAGCCACCTGCTCGGCGAGGTCCAGCAGATCTGCGACCGGGTCGGCATCATCAGCGCCGGCCGGATGGTCGCCGAGCACGATGTCGACGACCTCCGCAACGACCGCGAACTGGTGATCCAGGCCAGGCCCCTGGACCGCGCGCATTCCGTCCTCCGGGGTGCCAGGCGGTCAGGTTCGGCGGGTCGACGACGACGCCGCGGTCCACGTCGATCGGGCCGGGCGCCGCGATGCCCACACCGACCACGCGCTGCCGGGGTGCGCCCGCCTCCTCGATGA
- a CDS encoding Gfo/Idh/MocA family protein: MPPYRVAIVGAGGIASAHANALTGARDSAGGARAELVAAVDVDLARAKEFAETWSMPLATTSLAEALAAGEGIDLVHICTPPGSHVALAKEALAAGATAVVEKPLAVSLAAVDELLAAEADSPGFVAVVSQHRFGSGARRLRGIVESEAFGRPLIATCHTQWYRDAAYFAVPWRGSFEIEGGGPTMGHGIHQMDLLLATLGEWSEVTAIAARTSRDTGTEDVSMALVRFGSGVLASVVNSVVSPRETSTLRFDFEHATVELEHLYGYSDDDFTVTAAPGFEDEVAATWAEGPSGQPSGHSPQVSAALDALDSGQAPPVTLAAARVTLELVAAIYKSAFTARPVRRGEITADDPFWARMDGTGVPWAVRS; the protein is encoded by the coding sequence ATGCCCCCGTACCGCGTCGCGATCGTCGGGGCCGGCGGCATCGCCTCGGCCCACGCCAACGCCCTGACCGGTGCCCGGGATTCCGCCGGTGGCGCCCGGGCCGAGCTGGTCGCCGCGGTCGACGTGGACCTGGCCCGGGCGAAGGAGTTCGCCGAGACCTGGTCGATGCCGCTGGCCACCACGAGCCTGGCCGAGGCGCTCGCGGCCGGCGAGGGGATCGACCTGGTCCACATCTGCACGCCACCCGGGAGCCACGTCGCCCTGGCGAAGGAAGCCCTGGCCGCCGGCGCGACCGCGGTGGTGGAGAAGCCGCTGGCCGTGTCGCTCGCGGCGGTGGACGAGTTGCTCGCGGCCGAAGCGGACTCCCCCGGGTTCGTGGCGGTGGTCTCGCAGCACCGATTCGGGTCGGGCGCACGCCGGTTGCGCGGCATCGTCGAGTCGGAGGCGTTCGGGCGGCCGTTGATCGCGACCTGCCACACCCAGTGGTACCGGGACGCGGCGTACTTCGCGGTGCCGTGGCGCGGGTCGTTCGAGATCGAGGGCGGCGGGCCGACGATGGGTCACGGCATCCACCAGATGGACCTGCTGCTGGCGACGCTCGGCGAGTGGTCCGAGGTGACCGCGATCGCGGCCCGGACGTCCCGCGACACCGGGACCGAGGACGTGTCGATGGCGCTGGTCCGCTTCGGGTCCGGGGTGCTCGCGAGCGTCGTGAACTCGGTCGTCTCCCCGCGCGAGACCTCGACGCTGCGGTTCGACTTCGAGCACGCGACCGTCGAGCTCGAGCACCTGTACGGGTACTCGGACGACGATTTCACCGTGACGGCCGCGCCCGGGTTCGAGGACGAGGTCGCGGCCACCTGGGCCGAAGGACCGAGCGGTCAGCCGAGTGGCCACAGTCCGCAGGTGAGCGCCGCCCTGGACGCGCTGGACTCCGGCCAGGCGCCGCCGGTGACGCTGGCGGCGGCCCGGGTGACGTTGGAGCTGGTGGCCGCGATCTACAAGTCCGCGTTCACGGCTCGGCCGGTCCGCCGGGGCGAGATCACCGCCGACGACCCGTTCTGGGCCCGGATGGACGGCACCGGGGTGCCGTGGGCGGTCAGGAGCTGA
- a CDS encoding cysteine desulfurase-like protein → MGTFEVEAVRKQFPGLAEGAAHFDGPGGSQTPQVVADTVARTMVSALANRGRLTPAERLADEIVLTARQAMADLLGADPRGIVFGRSMTQLTYDFARTLAKTWRPGDEVVVTRLDHDANVRPWVQAAEATGATVRRLGFDPETSELDDLAPLLSDRTRLVAVTAASNLLGTRPDLESLAPLVRDAGALFYVDGVHLTAHAPVDATVGDFYLCSPYKFFGPHCGVLAAAPALLETLRPDKLLPSTDVVPERFELGTLPYELLAGTTAAVEFIAGLGGDGDTTRARLRSSLELLEAYEDVLRADLESRLAAIDAVTLYGHARHRTPTLLFSVAGYESAEVAAKLAERGINAPAGAFYAIEPSRHLGLGDTGAVRAGLAPYTNQADVDRLVEAVQDLSS, encoded by the coding sequence ATGGGTACATTCGAGGTCGAGGCCGTCCGGAAGCAGTTCCCGGGACTGGCGGAGGGTGCGGCGCATTTCGACGGGCCCGGTGGCTCGCAGACGCCGCAGGTGGTCGCCGACACGGTGGCCCGGACGATGGTGTCGGCGCTCGCGAACCGGGGCCGGCTCACCCCGGCCGAGCGCCTGGCGGACGAGATCGTGCTGACCGCCCGCCAGGCGATGGCGGACCTGCTCGGCGCGGATCCCCGCGGCATCGTCTTCGGCCGCAGCATGACCCAACTGACGTACGACTTCGCCCGCACCCTTGCCAAGACCTGGCGCCCGGGCGACGAGGTCGTCGTCACCCGGCTCGACCACGACGCGAACGTCCGCCCGTGGGTCCAGGCCGCCGAGGCCACCGGCGCGACGGTTCGCCGGCTCGGGTTCGACCCGGAGACCTCCGAGCTCGACGACCTGGCCCCGCTGCTGTCCGACCGGACGAGGCTCGTCGCCGTGACCGCCGCCTCCAACCTGCTCGGCACCCGGCCCGACCTGGAGAGTCTCGCCCCGCTCGTCCGCGATGCCGGCGCGCTCTTCTATGTCGACGGCGTCCACCTCACCGCCCACGCGCCGGTCGACGCCACGGTCGGCGACTTCTACCTCTGCTCGCCGTACAAGTTCTTCGGCCCGCACTGCGGCGTACTCGCTGCCGCGCCGGCGTTGCTGGAGACCCTTCGGCCGGACAAGCTCCTCCCGTCGACCGACGTCGTCCCGGAACGCTTCGAGCTCGGCACCCTCCCGTACGAACTCCTCGCCGGGACGACCGCGGCCGTCGAGTTCATCGCCGGACTCGGGGGCGACGGGGACACCACGAGAGCGCGGTTGCGGAGTTCGCTCGAGCTGCTGGAGGCGTACGAGGACGTGCTGCGCGCCGACCTCGAATCACGGCTCGCCGCGATCGACGCGGTCACCCTCTACGGCCACGCGCGGCACCGGACGCCGACCCTGTTGTTCTCCGTCGCCGGGTACGAGTCCGCCGAGGTCGCCGCGAAACTCGCCGAGCGTGGCATCAACGCACCGGCCGGCGCCTTCTACGCGATCGAGCCGTCACGGCACCTCGGTCTGGGCGACACCGGGGCCGTCCGCGCCGGGCTCGCCCCGTACACGAACCAGGCCGACGTGGACCGCCTGGTCGAGGCGGTCCAGGACCTCAGCTCCTGA
- a CDS encoding DMT family transporter: MSGVSTLTTPDRPPVRAWLPTMLTLAAIWGCSFLFISVGVRELHPMYLALGRVLCGSLALLVILAIKRESLPREPRIWAHTFVLGAIGSAIPWTLFGYGEQRVPSLLAGIWNGITPLIVLPVAVLVFRTEKFTVQRVLGLLVGFAGMMVVLGAWNLEGGADLTGQLLCMTAAFFYGIAVPYQKKFVAGSQLSGTALSAGLLLCATVQLAVVAPIVTGTAPPAPWSLSAEVIGSVVALGALGSGIAFVLSLRNIRLIGASMASMVTYLMPIFAIAVGVAVLDEHLTWYQPVGALIVLTGVAVSQGVLRSFRLRRPKTPLPVEATPVP, encoded by the coding sequence ATGTCAGGAGTGAGCACACTGACGACTCCTGACAGGCCCCCGGTCCGGGCCTGGCTTCCCACCATGCTGACCCTGGCCGCGATCTGGGGCTGCTCGTTCCTGTTCATCTCGGTCGGGGTGCGGGAACTGCATCCGATGTACCTCGCCCTCGGCCGCGTCCTCTGCGGGTCGCTCGCGCTGCTGGTGATCCTGGCGATCAAGCGGGAGTCGTTGCCCCGGGAGCCGCGGATCTGGGCGCACACGTTCGTGCTCGGCGCGATCGGTTCGGCGATCCCGTGGACCCTGTTCGGGTACGGCGAACAGCGGGTGCCGTCGTTGCTCGCCGGGATCTGGAACGGGATCACCCCGTTGATCGTGCTGCCGGTGGCGGTGCTGGTGTTCCGGACCGAGAAGTTCACCGTCCAGCGGGTGCTCGGTCTGCTGGTCGGGTTCGCCGGGATGATGGTCGTGCTCGGCGCCTGGAACCTGGAGGGCGGCGCCGACCTGACCGGCCAGCTGCTGTGCATGACGGCCGCCTTCTTCTACGGCATCGCGGTCCCGTACCAGAAGAAGTTCGTCGCCGGCAGCCAGCTCTCCGGGACCGCGCTCTCGGCGGGCCTGCTGCTCTGCGCGACGGTTCAGCTCGCCGTGGTCGCGCCGATCGTGACCGGGACGGCCCCGCCGGCGCCGTGGTCGTTGTCCGCCGAGGTGATCGGCAGCGTGGTCGCGCTGGGAGCGCTCGGCAGCGGGATCGCCTTCGTGCTCAGCCTGCGCAACATCCGGCTGATCGGCGCGAGCATGGCCTCGATGGTCACCTACCTGATGCCGATCTTCGCGATCGCCGTCGGCGTCGCGGTGCTGGACGAGCACCTCACCTGGTACCAGCCGGTCGGGGCGTTGATCGTGCTCACCGGCGTCGCGGTCTCGCAGGGGGTGCTGCGCTCGTTCCGGCTGCGACGGCCGAAAACCCCGCTACCGGTCGAGGCCACTCCGGTACCGTGA
- a CDS encoding hemerythrin domain-containing protein: MVVVHRVFRREFRILPDLITQVPEGDTQRAKLLAGHLADIVTALHHHHEAEDELLWPPLLERAQPHQELVHRMEKQHAALSDALGRIEKLGPIWAATARKNDGERLASALRDASAVLDQHMAEEEAEILPIVRENLTVAEWEAIGERAATQLKDKRKQLLLLGALLEEATPEEERVFLADLPTPVRVLWKIAGRRQYAAYARVVRTA, encoded by the coding sequence ATGGTCGTAGTGCATCGGGTGTTCCGGCGGGAGTTCCGGATCCTGCCGGACCTGATCACGCAGGTGCCGGAGGGGGACACACAGCGGGCGAAGCTGCTCGCCGGGCACCTCGCCGACATCGTCACCGCGTTGCACCACCACCACGAGGCCGAGGACGAGCTGCTCTGGCCGCCGTTGCTGGAGCGGGCGCAACCGCACCAGGAACTGGTGCACCGGATGGAGAAGCAGCACGCGGCGCTGTCCGACGCGCTCGGCCGGATCGAGAAGCTGGGGCCGATCTGGGCCGCGACCGCGCGGAAGAACGACGGGGAGCGGCTCGCGTCGGCGCTTCGGGACGCCTCGGCGGTGCTGGACCAGCACATGGCCGAGGAGGAGGCCGAGATCCTGCCGATCGTGCGGGAGAACCTCACCGTCGCCGAGTGGGAGGCGATCGGAGAACGGGCGGCGACCCAGCTCAAGGACAAGCGTAAGCAGCTGCTCCTGCTCGGCGCCTTGCTGGAGGAGGCCACGCCTGAGGAGGAGCGGGTCTTCCTGGCTGACCTGCCGACTCCGGTCCGGGTGCTGTGGAAGATCGCGGGGCGCCGGCAGTACGCCGCGTACGCCCGTGTCGTGCGGACCGCCTGA